The following DNA comes from Bos indicus isolate NIAB-ARS_2022 breed Sahiwal x Tharparkar chromosome 3, NIAB-ARS_B.indTharparkar_mat_pri_1.0, whole genome shotgun sequence.
CAAAAGTAATGGTTGACCTTGTTGGAGCCACAGAAAGGGAGGCTAAAGACCAAAGTTGTTCCCAACAGAGATATTAGGAAACCACTAACAATGCAAGTTGATATTAGTTGCCCACATACCCTCCAGCTCATGAGAATGGGGTAGTGCAAAGGCTGACAGATGGCAGCATAGCGATCATAGCCCATCACTCCCAGAAGCAGGCAATTGGTGACAGCAAAACCAAGAAAGAAGTACATCTGTGAAGCACAACTCACAAAGGACAGTGTCCTGAACACAGAGAGCAGATTGATAAGCATCTTGGGCAGGATGACAATTGTGTAGAAGATCTCAGAGGTAGAAAGGACGCATAAAAAGAAGTACATGGGCGTGTGGAGGCTGTGATCCAAGCAGATGACTGAGATGATGGTGATGTTTCCACTCAAGATGATCAAATAGAGGCagagaaaaatcataaagagGACAAGCTGCAATTCCCCAAGGCTGGAGAAACCCAGCAGGAGGAACTCAGTAACACAGGAGGAATTAGCCATGGAGAGTTGATCCTACAGAATAAAGTCAATATGATCAAGTCCACAGACCACTGGAGGTGAGAAATCAAGGAAACTTACCCTTCATAAAGTAGCCATTCTGGGTATGAAAGAGAAACAACAGGATTTCAAAGTAGCTAAATATTATCCTAAATTAATATGCACCCACAGTGATAACTTTCTGCTAATGATTTTAGCAGTGAACCTGGGACACGTGTTTACATATAGTGTACAGATGCTTGCTCAAATAAAGCCTATTCCTCAGGCTTTGAAGACTTACATAGTCCCAACTTGCAAACATATATAGtctctgtttaggtctttttttttttttttgataatttaattcttaaatattctttatctataatatttattattacaaGTGATCATAGTTTCATTCATATTACTGACACATGTATTCTATAAACAATAGCACCAATATCTGAAAATCTACttcccattttcttttaatacattCCTCATCTAGGGCAATATCTATTGAACTGTTTTGTGTTGCTTGTCCTTAGAATagaatttcttttcattgctaaTCACATACCCCATTTTCATgcagttttcattaaaattaatttggatTAGAACTACAGATGCTGTCTTGGAACTAGTTTCATAATTTTGCTACTTACTCTTATAGGACATTAAGCTTGATTTCCTCTTACAGAAAATGAGTGGCTAGAATAATTAAGTTTTGCTTCAGTATTCATTGGTTGCCCACTTGGTTATATATCTTAACCTTGATATACCTGACTTGGAAACCCAACAGTCTATTGGTCCCAGTTCTGTCTCTAAATTCCTAAGCAGGGAGGCTCAGATACATTCCCTAAGGCTTCTGATACAGTTCTTATTGCTGGTattagattatatatttttttaaattaaaacattcttatCCTCTCCCACTTCAAACTTAAATCTGTTCCTTTATCTGGATTCTCTATCCCAACAAAACTTTTCAAAATCTCTTAGTCATCCATTGTAAATTTCTAAGGAATAATTAAACACTTGAAAATTCTCATCCTCCAATTTGTTTTGATCTGCAATACTTCTAGGATCCATTTCTTTCCCTCTGCTAGAAATTAGCTCTTACCTGAACTATTACTTAGAGCTTTATGAATGAGCTCCCAGGATTCCACCTGGTCCCACTCTAAGCCAGCTTCCACATAACAATACAGTTTTCTTTCAATAGGACAAATTCTATCCCATTAATAAGCTCAATAATTTGCAATTATCAATAAAGTTAAAGCAACTGtattttgtctttcatattttctCAAATGTACCTTTCCACTCATAACTTCCACCACATATTCCTTTACTTATCATTGAGAAAATGCATTTAGGCATTGAGAAAATTTTAAGTCATGTCAGTTTTCATATTATCCCCTACATCTGGAAATAGTCCATgctttatatttatcattttccttcttttcttttgaggAACTTCCTTAAATTCCCATCTAAACTAACACATGCTCACTGATCCTTCCTCCAACTTCCTAATCATGTTTTATAGCTTTCTCTGCATTTCCTTAGCAATCACTAGAATCTTACTTCCTTTGCCACTAGTATTATATATTCACGTTTATCTCCAAATATAATAACTTGCCTGAGACAGAAAATGCATCTCAACACTTACCATGATGTCTAGTATATACCAGTTACTTGAAAAATTGTTGAAACAACAAATGACCaatgatttcagtttcttttctaaattatttcaaaactcaAAAGGTAGATAGCATTTGATTTCATAGATTTTCTATACTTGTTCCACTGATATTAATTTAGCATACAGTATTAACCTTCTGTTTCAAAAATTTTGGATAAAAAATCTAACATAGTTATCTAAATGCAGACAcaaaacatacattaaaaattgttgttgtctcattttcttttctaattaccAAGTGATTTTCTCCATTATCTGCTTAACCAaacttctccattttaattttaaaagcactttatTGATAGCATTAAAgtcttttaagggcttcccttgtggctcagctcataaagactccacctgcaatgcaggacacctgggttcgatccctggtttgggaagatcccctggagaagggaaagtctacccactccagtattctggcctggagaattccatggactgtatagtccaaagggtcacaaagagtcggacatgactgagtgactttcatttcaaagTCTTTTAAGAATAAcactatttatattattatttgatCTTCTGCATAGACAAATATTTAGCAAAATTTTGAAATAGGactaaaatcaaaagctttagatATTCTTTTGCTATCTTTGAATTGCCTTATCTGTAAACTTTGTAAGAAATACACACTGTGCTTTTGACCAGAACAAAGACTCTTCTATTATTCTTCCTATGAtaccatctttttatttt
Coding sequences within:
- the LOC109556704 gene encoding olfactory receptor 10R2-like, with product MANSSCVTEFLLLGFSSLGELQLVLFMIFLCLYLIILSGNITIISVICLDHSLHTPMYFFLCVLSTSEIFYTIVILPKMLINLLSVFRTLSFVSCASQMYFFLGFAVTNCLLLGVMGYDRYAAICQPLHYPILMSWRVCGQLISTCIVSGFLISLLGTTLVFSLPFCGSNKVNHYFCDISPVIHLAYAGSYINELVIFICGVLVLIVPLIFICISYGFIVSTILKIPSVEGKRKAFSTCVSHLIVVIIHYGCASFVYLRPSAKHINTSGKDRLVTVTYTIITPLLNPVVYSLRNKDVQLAIRKMIVKKGFSTKTL